The Phyllopteryx taeniolatus isolate TA_2022b chromosome 7, UOR_Ptae_1.2, whole genome shotgun sequence genome has a segment encoding these proteins:
- the LOC133481253 gene encoding regulator of G-protein signaling 21-like isoform X2 encodes MPSLIVDPPSQHFIMDRDDRKRNKNIGKNFMCRLQCMFSHSSSSERLTLEDTQQWSQSLERLLDSKYGLAAFRNFLKSEYSDENIEFWLTCEDYKKIKSSFRMASKAKKIYEQFIKAESPKEINIDYHTREQIKRSIKSPTIYCFDDAQKIVYGLMERDSYPRFLRSDIYRTLLENLSADATKG; translated from the exons ATGCCAAGCTTAATTGTCGACCCACCCTCACAGCACTTCATTATGGACAGAGATGACAGGAAGCGAAACAAGAACAT CGGAAAGAACTTTATGTGCCGGCTCCAGTGCATGTTCTCACACTCATCAAGTTCTGAGAG GCTAACTTTAGAAGATACCCAACAATGGTCACAGTCTTTGGAAAGGCTTCTGGATTCTAAAT ACGGATTAGCTGCTTTTCGCAACTTTCTGAAATCTGAATACAGCGATGAGAATATTGAGTTTTGGCTCACCTGTGAGGACTACAAGAAGATCAAGTCTTCATTCCGAATGGCGTCAAAAGCCAAGAAAATTTATGAACAATTTATCAAAGCTGAATCTCCTAAAGAG ATCAACATTGATTATCACACTCGAGAGCAGATCAAAAGAAGCATCAAGAGTCCCACCATATACTGTTTTGATGATGCTCAGAAAATCGTTTATGGGTTGATGGAAAGAGACTCGTACCCACGGTTTCTACGCTCAGACATTTACAGAACTCTCCTCGAAAACCTTTCTGCTGATGCCACAAAAGGATGA
- the LOC133481253 gene encoding regulator of G-protein signaling 21-like isoform X1, whose amino-acid sequence MPSLIVDPPSQHFIMDRDDRKRNKNIGKNFMCRLQCMFSHSSSSESRLTLEDTQQWSQSLERLLDSKYGLAAFRNFLKSEYSDENIEFWLTCEDYKKIKSSFRMASKAKKIYEQFIKAESPKEINIDYHTREQIKRSIKSPTIYCFDDAQKIVYGLMERDSYPRFLRSDIYRTLLENLSADATKG is encoded by the exons ATGCCAAGCTTAATTGTCGACCCACCCTCACAGCACTTCATTATGGACAGAGATGACAGGAAGCGAAACAAGAACAT CGGAAAGAACTTTATGTGCCGGCTCCAGTGCATGTTCTCACACTCATCAAGTTCTGAGAG CAGGCTAACTTTAGAAGATACCCAACAATGGTCACAGTCTTTGGAAAGGCTTCTGGATTCTAAAT ACGGATTAGCTGCTTTTCGCAACTTTCTGAAATCTGAATACAGCGATGAGAATATTGAGTTTTGGCTCACCTGTGAGGACTACAAGAAGATCAAGTCTTCATTCCGAATGGCGTCAAAAGCCAAGAAAATTTATGAACAATTTATCAAAGCTGAATCTCCTAAAGAG ATCAACATTGATTATCACACTCGAGAGCAGATCAAAAGAAGCATCAAGAGTCCCACCATATACTGTTTTGATGATGCTCAGAAAATCGTTTATGGGTTGATGGAAAGAGACTCGTACCCACGGTTTCTACGCTCAGACATTTACAGAACTCTCCTCGAAAACCTTTCTGCTGATGCCACAAAAGGATGA